A genomic window from Denticeps clupeoides chromosome 11, fDenClu1.1, whole genome shotgun sequence includes:
- the gnb1l gene encoding guanine nucleotide-binding protein subunit beta-like protein 1, with protein MARPPPDPLYTLRGLGAAVNTLHFSCSEPARPLLFSGSSNGAVHIWDLTTRRSQKVLKGHADSSILWLDSLSRENLISQGRDMRVCLWSLAEGRADVTDSLFADSVGFCQCSLMQGGQGTWLLAHPTDCMEEVKVIELPTKAPLGSLKPESKLGMVMCMKLLQTNSGPMLVAGYEDGTLVLWDVSQRRPLSSLKAHLEPVMSLDFDPSRLKGVSGSAEQTICSWTLDGQQVLQLQEQVELVNPGISQLCLRPDGKILASAGWDHLIRVFGWKKMKPLAVLQYHRDMVLSVTFSDHQDPKQRMMAAASKDERISLWSIYN; from the exons ATGGCTCGCCCTCCCCCGGACCCTCTGTATACCCTGCGGGGCTTAGGGGCCGCGGTGAACACCCTCCACTTCAGCTGCAGCGAGCCGGCCCGCCCTCTGCTGTTTTCTGG CTCAAGTAATGGAGCTGTCCATATATGGGACCTCACCACTAGAAGATCTCAGAAGGTTTTGAAAGGCCATGCTGACTCATCTATACTGTGGCTGGACTCTCTGTCAAGAGAGAATCTCATTAG CCAGGGACGGGACATGCGTGTATGCCTGTGGTCTCTGGCTGAAGGCAGAGCGGACGTCACTGATTCCCTTTTCGCAGACAGCGTGGGCTTCTGCCAGTGCAGTCTGATGCAGGGAGGGCAGGGGACCTGGCTGCTGGCACATCCCACTGACTGTATGGAGGAG GTGAAAGTCATCGAGTTGCCCACTAAAGCACCGCTCGGCTCTCTAAAGCCTGAATCGAAGCTGGGAATGGTCATGTGCATGAAGTTGTTGCAG ACAAACTCTGGACCCATGCTGGTGGCGGGCTACGAGGACGGCACCCTGGTCCTGTGGGATGTGTCCCAGAGACGTCCCCTGAGCTCCCTGAAAGCCCACCTCGAGCCAGTCATGAGCCTGGACTTTGACCCGAGCCGGCTGAAGGGCGTCTCGGGCTCGGCGGAGCAGACCATCTGCTCCTGGACACTTGACGGACAGCAGGTCCTGCAG CTTCAGGAGCAGGTGGAACTGGTGAACCCTGGGATCTCACAGCTCTGCCTCAGACCTGACGGGAAGATCCTGGCTTCTGCCGGCTGGGACCACCTGATTCGTGTGTTTGGCTGGAAGAAAATGAAGCCCCTGGCTGTGCTCCAGTACCACAGGGACATggtgctcagtgtcaccttctCAGACCACCAGGACCCCAAGCAGAGAATGATGGCTGCAGCATCCAAAGATGAGCGCATCAGCCTCTGGTCCATATACAACTAG